AGAAAAGATCACCTGCAAAATTGATACGGGTAAAAAGATTATCGAAGCCGGTCTTCACCCTAAAACCGGCGGGGATGGTTTTTCCCTCTGTTCGGGAGATATGCTCCTTGAGGCGCTCGTCGCCTGCGCGGGAGTGACATTGAAAGCCGTTGCCACTTCCATGGGTTTATCGATCAAATCAGGACGCGTCAAAGCAGAAGGGGATCTGGATTTCCGAGGCACACTGGGAGTGGCCAAGGATATTCCGGTGGGACTTACGGAAATTCGCCTCAGTTTTGAGCTGGAAACGGATACCTCAACCGAAGTGCTTGAAACTCTACTTAAGCTGACTGAACGCTATTGCGTGGTTTATCAGACTTTGCGCGGCGTGCCAAGACTTTCGACATCGTATCGCCTGTCAGGAAAATAGATTCCGCACCCCCGCCTCAACAGACAAATCAAATTAAGATCAACTGCCTGCAAACCCGTGTCTCGGAAATTCGGTATTAAACCCAATACTTAGGTATTGACATAAGTATTCACTTTCCCGTATAGTTAGGCATATGCCTAACTATACACCGCGTCTCGATTCCGTTTTTCAAGCCCTGTCAGATCCAACGCGCCGGGCGGTCCTGAAACGTTTAAGCAGGACACCCGCTCCAGTCTCAGAGCTTGCCGACCCGTTTAAAATGTCGCTCCCTTCTTTTACACAGCATTTGAGAGTCCTCGAAGACTGCGGCCTGGTTCGCTCCCGAAAAAAAGGGCGCGTAAGAACCTATCATCTGGTGCCAGAGCCTTTAAAAATAGCAGAAAACTGGATGG
This window of the Nitrospirota bacterium genome carries:
- a CDS encoding OsmC family protein, with the protein product MDSIELKALQTPLKSQYRDDPGKAKVTLEATGTLGEEKITCKIDTGKKIIEAGLHPKTGGDGFSLCSGDMLLEALVACAGVTLKAVATSMGLSIKSGRVKAEGDLDFRGTLGVAKDIPVGLTEIRLSFELETDTSTEVLETLLKLTERYCVVYQTLRGVPRLSTSYRLSGK
- a CDS encoding helix-turn-helix transcriptional regulator → MPNYTPRLDSVFQALSDPTRRAVLKRLSRTPAPVSELADPFKMSLPSFTQHLRVLEDCGLVRSRKKGRVRTYHLVPEPLKIAENWMAQQRSIWEDRLDQLDNYLNKIKEAQ